In one window of Vibrio sp. DW001 DNA:
- a CDS encoding EAL domain-containing protein, whose translation MPTKQLQHWFSKLTDASPFLFAILDKEHHYVSVNERYCEIAGLSKTELEGLDDTKVLGDRFYQTLKPFYERAFDGESIETEITLNDEDHDTSLHFSVSPVVIEGNVDFISFHASDTSEKQILARSLAESELKFSTLSDLLPDGLILVEGNTIISTNSIALRLLGFSEVDDLLGEQISRLFLDENAKTVFSDTFTTQLLNEPIVCLTSARCGVERKVRLSAAETTILGSESIIIVVEDAEANHSGSTDDRHDSHYDSLTKLYNRYGFTRRLEHFIDNDIPLVMLYLDIDNFKNINDSLGHHIGDKVIKEVSSRLQRLLPSQAILGHLGGDEFGIVLPEPEHNRVTESLAEKIISLINQPFDLHHFSKRLACSIGSVMFPGDANDARVLLQNADTAMYEAKNRGRNRLVKYHDQMNKEARMRLWLEIELQKALQQNGLEVWYQPQVNARDFSINGAEALIRWKHPIEGYISPAAFIPVAEKAGLIEHLGRVVMREVFATVKRWKIQGILPGRVAINLSPEQFGNPKLIDYMEKQLRTTELDPSCITFELTESAVMSDSEHTLQMLKAIKNLGFALSIDDFGTGYSSLSYLARFPIDELKIDRAFINDIDKLPKQVTVIENIINLGRSLNLTVVAEGVETRQQATLLSNLNCHTIQGFHFYRPQPKHDIEELLAQNRRHKN comes from the coding sequence ATGCCAACAAAGCAGTTACAGCACTGGTTTTCAAAACTCACTGATGCCAGTCCATTCCTCTTTGCTATTTTGGATAAGGAGCATCACTACGTTAGCGTCAATGAACGCTATTGTGAGATTGCAGGCCTATCAAAAACAGAACTTGAGGGGTTGGATGACACTAAGGTGTTAGGTGATCGATTTTACCAAACACTTAAACCTTTTTATGAACGTGCGTTTGACGGCGAAAGCATAGAAACCGAAATCACCTTAAATGACGAAGACCACGACACTAGCTTGCACTTTAGTGTCTCGCCGGTCGTTATCGAAGGTAACGTTGATTTTATTTCGTTCCACGCGAGTGATACCTCAGAAAAGCAAATCCTTGCTCGCTCTTTAGCTGAGTCAGAGCTTAAGTTTTCTACGTTATCTGACTTATTACCAGACGGCTTAATTCTGGTTGAAGGTAACACAATTATCTCGACTAACTCTATCGCCTTACGTTTGTTAGGATTTTCGGAAGTCGATGATTTATTGGGCGAACAAATAAGCCGCTTATTCTTAGATGAAAACGCTAAAACTGTATTTAGTGACACGTTCACTACTCAATTACTAAACGAACCCATTGTGTGTTTAACTAGTGCACGATGTGGTGTTGAACGAAAAGTTCGCTTGAGTGCAGCAGAAACCACAATCTTAGGTAGTGAATCTATAATAATTGTAGTTGAAGATGCGGAAGCTAATCATTCAGGTTCAACAGACGACCGACACGACTCTCATTATGATTCGCTGACTAAACTCTACAATCGCTACGGTTTTACAAGACGTCTCGAACATTTTATTGATAACGATATTCCACTGGTTATGCTCTACCTTGATATCGATAATTTCAAAAACATCAATGACTCTTTGGGCCACCACATTGGCGATAAAGTCATCAAAGAGGTCTCTTCGAGACTACAAAGGTTGCTCCCTTCACAAGCTATATTAGGGCATTTAGGTGGCGATGAGTTCGGCATTGTTTTGCCCGAACCGGAACATAACCGAGTTACTGAATCTCTCGCTGAAAAAATTATTTCTCTTATAAATCAGCCCTTTGACCTTCATCACTTTAGTAAGCGATTAGCTTGTTCAATTGGTAGTGTAATGTTCCCAGGTGATGCGAATGATGCTCGTGTATTATTGCAAAATGCAGATACGGCAATGTATGAAGCCAAGAATAGGGGCCGCAACCGTCTAGTCAAGTACCATGACCAAATGAATAAAGAGGCGCGCATGCGCTTATGGCTAGAAATCGAACTTCAGAAAGCATTGCAGCAAAATGGTTTAGAAGTCTGGTATCAACCTCAAGTTAATGCGAGAGACTTTAGCATTAACGGTGCTGAAGCACTTATTCGCTGGAAACATCCAATTGAAGGTTATATAAGCCCCGCCGCCTTTATTCCTGTCGCTGAAAAAGCGGGATTAATCGAACATTTAGGCCGGGTTGTTATGCGCGAAGTATTTGCTACGGTTAAACGTTGGAAAATACAAGGGATACTACCTGGCCGTGTCGCTATAAACCTTTCTCCTGAGCAATTTGGTAACCCCAAGTTAATTGATTATATGGAGAAACAACTGCGTACAACGGAATTGGACCCAAGCTGTATCACATTTGAATTAACAGAAAGTGCAGTAATGAGCGACAGTGAGCACACACTTCAAATGCTTAAAGCTATTAAAAATTTAGGCTTTGCGCTTTCCATTGATGACTTTGGAACCGGTTATTCTTCATTGTCATATTTGGCTCGATTTCCTATTGACGAACTCAAGATAGACCGCGCGTTTATAAATGACATCGATAAGTTACCGAAACAGGTAACCGTTATTGAAAATATCATCAATTTAGGACGGTCCTTAAACCTAACTGTCGTAGCTGAAGGTGTCGAAACAAGGCAACAAGCCACACTACTTTCAAACTTGAACTGTCATACTATTCAAGGTTTCCATTTTTATAGACCGCAACCAAAACATGATATTGAAGAACTATTGGCGCAAAACCGAAGACACAAAAACTAG
- a CDS encoding peptidase U32 family protein, protein MELLCPAGNLPALKTAVDCGADAVYIGFKDDTNARHFAGLNFTGKKLERAVQYIRDHERKLHVALNTFAHPDGFERWTKAVDNAAAMGVDALIVADVAILEYAATTYPELELHLSVQASATNVAAVKFYKQNFNIKRVVLPRVLSIHQVKQLSLNIPQGVELEVFAFGSLCIMAEGRCYLSSYMTGESPNTVGACSPAKYVRWQETDGGLESRLNEILIDRYAEGENAGYPTLCKGRFDVNLNGKDKRYHALEEPTSLNTLSLLPELFAANVSSVKIEGRQRSPAYVEQVTRTWRSAIDRYKADPDSYHVEDAWNAALDNVSEGTQTTLGAYHRKWQ, encoded by the coding sequence ATGGAACTACTATGCCCCGCAGGTAATTTACCTGCACTTAAAACCGCAGTCGACTGTGGTGCGGACGCTGTATATATTGGGTTTAAAGATGATACAAACGCAAGACACTTCGCTGGTCTAAATTTTACCGGTAAAAAACTGGAAAGAGCCGTACAGTATATTCGCGACCACGAAAGAAAGCTTCATGTAGCCCTGAACACATTTGCTCATCCAGATGGATTTGAACGTTGGACTAAAGCGGTAGATAACGCAGCAGCAATGGGTGTTGATGCCCTTATCGTTGCAGACGTAGCGATTTTAGAATATGCAGCTACCACTTACCCAGAATTAGAATTACACCTCTCTGTCCAAGCCTCTGCTACCAATGTAGCGGCCGTCAAATTCTATAAACAAAATTTCAATATTAAACGCGTTGTATTACCTCGAGTATTATCTATCCATCAAGTAAAACAACTTTCACTCAATATCCCTCAAGGTGTAGAGCTCGAAGTTTTTGCTTTTGGTAGCCTATGCATAATGGCAGAGGGTCGTTGTTATCTATCTTCTTACATGACAGGGGAATCACCTAATACTGTTGGTGCCTGTTCTCCAGCCAAGTATGTTCGCTGGCAAGAAACAGATGGTGGTCTAGAATCTCGTCTTAATGAGATATTAATTGATCGCTATGCCGAAGGTGAAAATGCCGGTTATCCAACGCTATGTAAAGGTCGATTTGATGTCAACTTAAATGGAAAAGATAAGCGGTACCATGCGTTAGAAGAACCGACCAGTTTAAACACCTTATCTCTGTTACCTGAACTATTCGCTGCAAACGTTTCTTCGGTCAAGATAGAAGGTCGCCAACGAAGTCCCGCCTATGTCGAACAGGTCACTCGAACATGGCGAAGTGCGATCGATCGATACAAAGCAGACCCAGATTCATATCATGTGGAAGATGCATGGAATGCCGCACTGGACAATGTTTCTGAAGGTACTCAAACAACGCTCGGTGCTTACCACCGTAAATGGCAATAG
- a CDS encoding U32 family peptidase has translation MKYALGPLLYFWPKQDVESFYEKAKNSSADIIYLGEAVCSKRRLMKTKDWLSNAKDLSSSGKQVVLSTMALLEAPSEVNVMKKYIDNGEFAIEANDVSAIQLAHEHNVPFIVGPAVNAYNAQTLNLFLKKGMTRWCMPVELSKEWLQQVLLQCEALGIKHQFETEVFSHGYLPLAYSARCFTARAENKPKDECETCCIKYPTGLQVNSQEGQSLFNLNGVQTQSGYCYNLINDLKGMKGLVDVVRLSPLNVETFDKVDQFRQNEDGSNPEQLGDFQCNGYWHQLAGLEKT, from the coding sequence TTGAAATACGCTCTTGGCCCCCTACTCTACTTCTGGCCAAAACAAGATGTCGAAAGCTTTTATGAAAAAGCGAAGAATTCGAGTGCTGATATCATCTATCTTGGCGAAGCCGTATGTTCAAAACGGCGATTAATGAAAACCAAAGATTGGTTAAGTAATGCTAAGGATCTCTCTTCCAGTGGTAAACAAGTCGTTTTGTCCACTATGGCGTTATTAGAAGCACCTAGTGAAGTTAACGTTATGAAAAAGTATATCGATAATGGTGAGTTTGCCATTGAAGCGAATGACGTTTCCGCTATCCAATTAGCGCACGAGCATAATGTCCCATTTATTGTTGGTCCTGCTGTAAATGCCTACAATGCACAAACGCTCAATCTTTTTCTTAAAAAAGGGATGACACGCTGGTGCATGCCAGTCGAACTGTCTAAAGAATGGTTGCAGCAAGTTCTCCTGCAATGCGAAGCTCTTGGTATCAAACATCAGTTTGAAACAGAAGTTTTTAGTCATGGTTATCTGCCATTGGCTTATTCTGCTCGCTGCTTTACCGCTCGAGCGGAGAACAAACCCAAAGATGAATGCGAAACTTGCTGTATCAAGTACCCCACAGGCTTGCAAGTAAATAGCCAAGAGGGCCAATCTTTATTTAATCTTAATGGTGTACAGACACAGTCTGGCTACTGTTACAATTTGATCAACGATTTAAAAGGCATGAAAGGCTTAGTTGACGTTGTCCGACTAAGCCCATTGAATGTAGAAACCTTCGATAAGGTGGACCAATTTCGTCAAAATGAAGACGGCTCTAATCCAGAACAGCTAGGGGATTTTCAGTGTAATGGCTACTGGCATCAATTAGCTGGTTTAGAAAAAACCTAG
- a CDS encoding MATE family efflux transporter, whose amino-acid sequence MEQSIYKQFWKYTIPTVAAMLVNGLYQIVDGIFIGRYIGADGLAGINVVWPVIGSVLGIGMMIGVGTGAILSINSGAGSDKKAKGTVSTGLALILMVFPFIALVLWQYSDALLLAQGIGGIVFELGQQYLKVLILGSLFSLGSIAVPFLLRNDGSPNFATFLMVLGALINIGFDYLFIAILGWGLKGAAIATLLAQSVVTTLGVGYFFSRYAKVRISVSNFTVHYGYIPQILSIGASSMFMYMYGSVMVAVHNWMFIQYGSVLTIGAYAVLGSIFTMYYLTVEGIANGMQPLVSFNYGANNLEAVRKLFSIACWASVLIGIGFVVAMNLYPEHVVGIFNDDDPELMKQAVMGIRLHMFAIFLDGFIVVVAAYYQAIGDSKKAMFTTVGNMLVQLPFLYVLPTLFGLTGVWLAYPISNIVLSVVLVLMLKKNKGRKIAP is encoded by the coding sequence ATGGAACAATCCATCTACAAACAGTTTTGGAAATATACTATACCCACGGTTGCCGCAATGTTGGTCAACGGACTTTATCAGATCGTTGACGGGATATTTATCGGTCGTTATATAGGCGCGGATGGGCTTGCAGGAATAAACGTCGTTTGGCCGGTGATTGGTTCAGTACTAGGTATCGGTATGATGATCGGCGTCGGTACTGGTGCCATCTTGTCTATCAATAGTGGTGCGGGAAGTGACAAGAAGGCAAAGGGCACGGTAAGTACAGGGCTCGCTCTTATATTGATGGTTTTCCCATTCATCGCATTGGTTCTATGGCAATATTCTGATGCCTTATTACTGGCTCAAGGTATTGGAGGAATCGTATTCGAATTAGGGCAACAGTACCTAAAAGTTCTGATATTAGGTAGTTTGTTTTCGTTAGGTTCAATAGCGGTACCATTTCTATTGCGTAACGATGGAAGCCCTAATTTCGCTACTTTTTTAATGGTACTAGGCGCGCTCATCAATATAGGATTTGACTATCTTTTTATTGCCATACTAGGTTGGGGGTTAAAAGGGGCTGCGATAGCGACCTTGTTGGCACAAAGTGTGGTGACGACATTGGGTGTTGGGTATTTCTTTAGTCGGTACGCTAAAGTGAGGATATCGGTATCCAATTTCACAGTCCACTATGGGTATATACCTCAGATACTCTCGATAGGTGCATCGAGTATGTTCATGTATATGTATGGTTCTGTGATGGTTGCCGTACACAATTGGATGTTCATACAGTATGGATCAGTTTTGACTATTGGTGCCTACGCGGTGCTAGGTTCTATCTTCACTATGTATTATTTGACCGTTGAAGGTATTGCCAATGGTATGCAGCCATTAGTGAGTTTCAATTATGGCGCAAACAATTTGGAGGCGGTACGCAAGCTGTTTTCTATCGCTTGTTGGGCATCAGTATTGATAGGTATCGGTTTTGTCGTTGCCATGAACCTCTACCCTGAACACGTTGTAGGGATATTTAACGATGATGACCCTGAACTGATGAAACAGGCTGTTATGGGGATACGGCTGCATATGTTTGCTATTTTCTTAGATGGTTTTATTGTCGTGGTGGCCGCTTATTACCAAGCGATTGGGGATAGTAAGAAGGCAATGTTTACAACGGTTGGAAATATGTTGGTTCAATTACCATTTTTATATGTGTTGCCGACCTTGTTCGGTCTCACAGGAGTATGGTTGGCCTACCCGATATCGAATATTGTCTTAAGTGTTGTATTGGTTTTGATGCTGAAGAAAAATAAGGGACGAAAAATCGCCCCTTAG
- a CDS encoding MarR family transcriptional regulator has product MSFQTCLIDLERFMSKEWRVHAKDDPLSSLSFNEFDYLKVIQYSSEPIRITDLASEMMVTKPSASNMVVRLERKALVRRISCPEDARAKRVVLTDKAIEGLSTEDSVLQIITEKLENKVSEQEFKQLVKILSKMLK; this is encoded by the coding sequence ATGTCTTTTCAAACCTGCTTAATCGATCTTGAACGTTTCATGTCAAAAGAGTGGCGTGTGCACGCGAAAGATGATCCTCTATCATCCCTAAGTTTCAACGAATTTGATTACTTAAAGGTTATTCAGTACTCAAGCGAACCTATTCGTATCACTGATTTAGCTTCCGAGATGATGGTAACCAAGCCTTCTGCTTCAAATATGGTGGTTAGACTGGAAAGAAAGGCACTAGTGCGTAGAATTTCTTGCCCTGAAGATGCAAGAGCGAAAAGAGTCGTCTTAACCGATAAAGCGATTGAAGGTCTATCGACTGAAGATAGTGTTCTTCAAATTATTACAGAAAAACTTGAAAACAAAGTGTCAGAGCAAGAGTTTAAACAACTCGTAAAAATCTTATCTAAGATGCTCAAGTAA
- the nlpI gene encoding lipoprotein NlpI codes for MKWFQIASLGFLIILSGCATNPSNNSNQWVYPPMAVPLQASIQQEVQIARLNQLLKRPDLENAVRAKMFYERGSYYDSVGLRDLARLDFNKSLSINPAQPDIFNLLGVYFTQVGEYDAAYEAFDSTLELDPSNEYAERNMAIALYYGDRIDLSYQEMQAHYSDNPEDPFRALWLYIIEREIDAAKAEENLRARYSDKSQEWGWVLVGIMLNEVGEEQAFKAVLNGTRDNVMLAQRLTETYFYLGKRYQFSGQYADAIALYKLALSFNVYEYVEHRYSFLELGRIYDDVRALQEEAQKENAIENGLTVEK; via the coding sequence GTGAAATGGTTTCAAATAGCAAGTCTGGGATTCTTGATAATACTTTCGGGTTGTGCCACTAACCCGAGTAATAATTCAAACCAGTGGGTTTATCCACCAATGGCTGTGCCGTTACAAGCGAGTATTCAGCAAGAAGTGCAGATAGCAAGGCTAAATCAATTATTAAAACGTCCAGACTTAGAAAACGCCGTTAGGGCGAAGATGTTTTATGAACGAGGAAGTTATTATGACAGCGTCGGCCTACGCGATTTAGCCCGTCTAGATTTCAATAAATCACTGAGCATCAATCCTGCTCAACCAGATATTTTCAATTTACTCGGTGTTTATTTTACTCAAGTAGGTGAATACGACGCCGCGTATGAAGCATTTGATTCGACATTAGAACTCGACCCCTCGAATGAATATGCGGAACGCAATATGGCGATAGCCCTTTATTATGGTGACCGTATCGATCTCTCATACCAAGAGATGCAAGCACATTATTCGGATAATCCAGAAGACCCCTTTAGGGCGCTGTGGCTCTATATAATTGAGCGTGAAATAGACGCAGCCAAAGCGGAAGAAAATTTAAGAGCACGTTATTCAGATAAGAGCCAAGAGTGGGGTTGGGTATTGGTTGGTATCATGCTGAATGAAGTAGGCGAAGAACAGGCTTTTAAAGCCGTTTTAAATGGGACGAGAGATAACGTTATGCTGGCGCAGCGTTTGACCGAAACCTATTTCTATTTAGGTAAACGCTACCAGTTCTCTGGACAATATGCTGATGCTATCGCCCTCTATAAGCTCGCACTGTCGTTTAATGTTTATGAATACGTAGAACATCGCTATTCTTTCTTAGAACTAGGACGTATCTATGATGACGTAAGGGCCTTACAAGAAGAAGCACAAAAAGAGAATGCGATTGAAAATGGATTGACGGTAGAAAAATAA